The Papilio machaon chromosome 25, ilPapMach1.1, whole genome shotgun sequence genome contains a region encoding:
- the LOC106710163 gene encoding juvenile hormone epoxide hydrolase: MSKILLGLLVAVAAYICWSTFSSGSSQVPKLDPQEWWGPKELKGKQDTSIRPFKVKFSDEMIKDLKSRLKNHRQFVPPLEGISFQYGFNTKAIEPWLKYWAEEYPFKEREAFLNKYPQFKTNIQGLDIHFIRVKPQVPAGVEVVPLLLMHGWPGSVREFYEAIPLLTKQQSGYNFAFEVVVPSLPGYGFSDAPVRPGVAPGQMAVIFKNLMSRLGFKKFYIQGGDWGSAVASSLATLYPEDILGHHTNFAMVQNKQATLKTILGAFFPSLVVESHLASRMYPLSSFFSYLLEETGYAHIQGTKPDTVGVSLTDSPSGLLAYILEKFSTWTNVENKLKPDGGLEIRFTKDQLIDNLMIYWTSNCITTSMRLYAEQTSSKNRELDLDSYTTPVPTWAFQTKSEMIYQPPSVLKTKYLNFLGATVLEDGGHFLALELPQIFVNDVFKAVNIFKDWHSKVKNTEL; this comes from the exons ATGTCTAAAATCCTATTGGGTTTGTTGGTCGCCGTTGCGGCGTACATCTGTTGGTCAACATTTAGTAGCGGATCTTCACAAGTGCCAAAATTGGATCCCCAAGAATGGTGGGGACCGAAGGAACTTAAAGGAAAGCAGGATACAAGTATAAGGCCGttcaaagttaaatttagTGATGAG ATGATAAAAGATCTCAAAAGTCGTTTGAAAAACCATCGACAATTCGTGCCACCTTTAGAAGGTATATCCTTCCAATATGGATTCAACACCAAAGCGATAGAACCCTGGCTGAAATACTGGGCAGAGGAGTATCCTTTTAAAGAACGGGAGgcatttttgaataaatatccTCAGTTCAAGACAAATATTCAAGGTTTGGATATACATTTCATACGAGTTAAACCacag GTACCGGCAGGAGTGGAAGTAGTGCCTCTACTACTAATGCACGGCTGGCCGGGCTCTGTGCGAGAGTTCTACGAAGCTATACCTCTACTGACCAAACAACAGTCCGGCTATAACTTTGCTTTTGAAGTCGTAGTGCCAAGTTTGCCTGGTTATGGGTTCTCAGAT GCACCAGTACGTCCGGGCGTGGCTCCGGGCCAGATGGCAGTGATTTTCAAAAATCTGATGAGCAGGCTTGGTTTCAAGAAATTCTACATCCAAGGTGGTGACTGGGGCTCAGCAGTCGCATCATCACTTGCTACATTATACCCTGAAGATATACTAGGGCATCATACGAACTTCGCGATGGTGCAA AACAAACAggcaacattaaaaacaatccTGGGCGCTTTCTTCCCATCCCTGGTGGTGGAGAGTCATCTAGCAAGTCGCATGTATCCTCTGTCTTCTTTCTTCTCGTATCTTCTAGAAGAGACTGGATACGCACACATACAAGGCACTAAGCCTGATACAGTTG GAGTCAGTTTAACTGACTCTCCATCAGGTCTTCTAGCGTATATCCTAGAGAAGTTCTCAACGTGGACTAATGTAGAGAACAAGTTAAAACCTGACGGCGGTTTGGAGATCAGGTTTACGAAGGACCAACTTATTGACAATCTGATGATATACTGGACGTCCAATTGTATCACCACTTCTATGAGATTGTACGCTGAACAAACAAGTAGTAAAAACAGAGAACTGGATTTAGATTC CTACACAACACCAGTCCCAACTTGGGCCTTCCAGACGAAGAGCGAGATGATATACCAGCCTCCCAGTGTACTGAAGACGAAGTATCTCAACTTTTTAGGTGCTACAGTGTTGGAAGATGGCGGCCATTTCCTAGCTTTAGAACTaccacaaatatttgttaatgatGTTTTTAAAGCTGTAAATATATTCAAGGATTGGCATAGTAAAGTCAAGAATACAgaattgtaa
- the LOC106709631 gene encoding facilitated trehalose transporter Tret1 codes for MAGSRERLLYDRHSDYEHEYDRLRYEAERKTERTETTVYENRYATRRYDTNRRELNTTNRYRERFERYDRPQRKNGYVYEDIYSDFDEAQGRLSLFRPIRPEYLNLPTTYESKYSTLPRNYTYYEDRARRYKKDYYDFRIDERRRQRETYEPYRAEARTKPQIHERKPDYTDRPKPVIHLNKNDDPMRRTPKNVAICKPLRLTEKNARYWTTDLPEGTRTKTKKDEPKKNVKFSEVSGCNRKMVVDDPVCGRKVVAVRELEVSLDQMIQNGYFEKHNIPIIRPEQKQITAPEPNGKCLTGGATQTSRKSRHLPQVLAALAVSLAPFSAGLGKGYSSPAIASLQGPANATRRDFQLTDQQASWLASLSFLGALFGGMAGGAAMRHGRRRVLSLAAAPCSISWLLTVVATSVRMMCVTAFLGGFCCSILTMLSQVYISEISVPDIRGCLSAVLKIVGHLGVLFSFTIGAYLDWQQLALCISAAPLLLFCTILYIPETPSYLVLTGKDEEAYKSLLWLRGPNSDVAQELATIRTNVLASKNFSQRQNQMSSSQFINSLDVRTMNRLLGPILVTCGLMTFQRFSGAHAFSFYAVPIFRKTFGGMNPHGAAIAVSFVQLLASCLSGLLIDTVGRLPLLIVSSVLMSMALAGFGSYAYYEEVHRNQRIQNVMFHQTVGQNDWIPLLCVLVFTIAFSLGMSPISWLLIGELFPLEYRAFGSAMATAFSYLCAFVGVKTFVDFQQALGLHGAFWLYASISVGGLCFVVCCVPETKGKDLDEMDPNYVQSLSPKR; via the exons ATGGCGGGCTCGAGGGAACGGCTTCTTTACGACAGACATTCGGACTACGAACACGAATATGATAGACTACGGTACGAAGCCGAGCGAAAAACGGAACGAACCGAAACCACAGTTTACGAGAATCGCTACGCAACGCGACGCTACGATACCAACCGACGCGAACTAAACACCACAAACCGATATAGAGAAAGATTCGAACGCTACGATAGACCGCAACGCAAGAACGGCTACGTCTACGAAGATATCTACTCAGATTTCGACGAAGCTCAAGGTCGTCTATCTTTATTCAGACCGATCAGACCTGAATATTTAAACCTGCCAACAACATACGAATCCAAATATAGCACTCTACCTCGAAACTATACTTATTACGAAGACAGGGCTCGTAGATATAAGAAAGATTATTATGACTTTCGAATCGACGAACGAAGACGACAGCGTGAAACTTATGAACCTTACAGAGCAGAAGCAAGAACAAAACCGCAAATCCACGAAAGGAAACCGGATTACACAGATAGACCTAAACCGGTTATTCATTTGAACAAGAACGATGATCCGATGAGACGAACTCCAAAGAACGTGGCAATATGCAAACCACTTCGtttaactgaaaaaaatgCGCGGTACTGGACGACTGATCTTCCAGAAGGAACTAGAACCAAAACAAAGAAAGATGAACCAAAAAAGAACGTGAAATTCTCTGAAGTGTCCGGTTGTAACCGGAAAATGGTGGTTGATGATCCGGTTTGTGGTCGCAAGGTCGTGGCTGTTAGAGAGTTGGAGGTGTCTTTGGATCAAATGATACAGAATGGTTACTTCGAGAAGCATAACATACCTATAATAAGACCTGAACAAAAGCAGATAACAGCACCAGAGCCGAATGGGAAATGCTTAACAGGAGGCGCGACCCAGACGTCGAGAAAATCTAGGCATCTGCCACAG GTGTTGGCAGCCCTAGCGGTATCCCTGGCCCCTTTCTCTGCGGGGCTCGGCAAGGGCTACAGCTCGCCCGCCATCGCATCCCTGCAGGGCCCCGCCAACGCCACACGAAGAGACTTCCAGCTTACAGACCAACAAGCATCATGGCTTGCCTCACTATCGTTTCTTG GTGCGTTGTTCGGTGGTATGGCCGGGGGCGCCGCGATGCGTCACGGTAGACGCCGCGTTCTGTCACTGGCGGCAGCACCCTGCAGCATTTCCTGGTTATTGACGGTGGTAGCGACATCTGTTCGGATGATGTGCGTCACTGCCTTCCTCGGCGGCTTCTGTTGCTCTATACTCACTATGTTGTCTCAG gTCTACATCAGTGAAATATCAGTACCGGATATCCGAGGCTGTTTGAGCGCCGTGCTCAAAATAGTTGGTCATCTCGGAGTTCTCTTCAGTTTCACCATTGGCGCCTACCTAGACTGGCAACAGCTCGCGCTCTGCATATCTGCTGCACCTCTACTTCTCTTCTGCACCATCCTCTACATACCAGAAACACCAAGTTATCTCGTACTAACAGGTAAAGACGAAGAAGCATATAAAAGTTTGCTATGGTTACGAGGCCCAAATTCAGATGTAGCCCAAGAATTAGCCACAATAAGAACTAATGTTCTAGCATCTAAGAATTTCAGTCAACGACAAAATCAAATGTCTAGCAGCCAATTCATTAACTCCCTTGATGTTAGAACTATGAATAGATTATTAGGACCGATTCTAGTGACTTGTGGCTTGATGACATTTCAAAGATTTTCTGGTGCTCATGCATTTTCTTTTTACGCTGTTCCAATATTTAGGAAGACGTTTGGTGGTATGAACCCTCACGGTGCTGCTATCGCGGTGTCTTTTGTGCAACTTTTAGCTTCTTGTCTGTCTGGATTGTTGATTGATACTGTTGGAAGATTGCCTTTATTGATCGTTAGTTCTGTTTTAATGTCTATGGCGTTGGCTGGTTTCGGTAGCTATGCTTATTACGAAGAAGTCCATAGGAATCAGAGAATTCAGAATGTGATGTTTCATCAGACTGTTGGTCAAAATGATTGGATTCCCTTGCTTTGTGTGTTAGTGTTTACGATTGCGTTTTCTTTAGGCATGAGCCCTATATCATGGTTATTGATTGGGGAATTATTTCCATTGGAGTATAGAGCATTTGGTAGTGCTATGGCGACTGCTTTTAGTTACCTCTGCGCATTTGTTGGTGTTAAAACTTTTGTTGATTTCCAGCAAGCGTTAGGTTTACACGGTGCTTTTTGGTTGTACGCCTCTATAAGTGTGGGAGGTCTTTGTTTTGTTGTGTGTTGTGTTCCGGAGACTAAAGGCAAAGATCTGGATGAGATGGATCCAAATTATGTACAAAGTTTGTCCCCTAAAAGGTAA